The sequence below is a genomic window from Thalassobaculum sp. OXR-137.
TAAATTATATAAAACTTAATTTATCGACACAATCGTAAAATGCAATCAGTAATGGTCTACGTATAGACGCAGGTGCCGCTCTTTCATTGTACTTCCGCATTCGTATTAGCCAGCGTCTTCGTGCCAGATCAGCTAGGCCTTACCGGATAGGCGCTCGGAACCTTGTCGACCGCGTCCAGAAGGTCCGGGCGCACGCTTTCCACCCAGTCCTGGATCAGTCGCCGGGCGATGCTGTCGCGGCGCGGCAGGAACTTGCCGAGCGCTTCGAAATCGGCGAGCTGGTCGATGGTGAAGAACTGGGCGTCGCCCAGCTCGTCGTCGTTGCGCACGATGTCGAAAGACTTCGCCTCGGCGTGGAAGCCCAGCATCAGCGAGGACGGGAACGGCCAGGGCTGCGAGGAGTGGTACCGCACGTCGCGGACATGGATTCCGCTCTCCTCCCAGACCTCGCGGGCCACCGCCTCCTCCAGGGTCTCGCCCGGCTCCACGAAGCCGGCCAGGGTGGAATACATGCCGTCGGGCCAGATCTTCTGGCGGCCGAGCAGGCAGCGGTCGCCGTCATGCACCAGCATGATCACCGCCGGGTCGGTGCGCGGGAAATGCGGGGCGCGGCAGTTCTCGTTGGTGCAGCTGCGCTGATGGCCACCCTTCACCGACCGGGTCTCCGAGCCGCAAACGCCGCAGAACCGGTGGCGCTGATGCCACCACATCAGGCCGCGGGCATAGGCCAGAACCGACCCCTCGAAGCGGTTCAGCAGCGGGCCGATCTGGCGCAGGTCCTGGAACACGCCATGGGCGGCCAGGATGTTGAGAATGTCCGTCTCCTCCAGCGGCGACAGGTCGATCGCCACATGGGCGATCCCGTCGCGCTCGCCCAGGAAGGCGGTCATGTCGGCAAAGCGCATCAGCCCCCTGTGCTCCGCCGCCGACAGCATCCCGGCGCGCGGCAAGTCGCCCGGCGCGACCAGCGATCGGCTGCGCCAGACCGGCACGATCACCGTATCGGGCCGCTCCAGCAGCTCGTCGAGCCAGCCTTCGCGCTCGCGGATATGGGCTGAACGGTCGAGACCACCGAAGCCGTAGACGTTCGGGCGCTTGGTGATCAGGTCGGTGGCGGGGACGGAGTCATCCGTCCCGGGAGGATGTAGGTTCATGGCGGCGCGAGTGTACACGCCTGGAGGAGGGAGGCAACGGGCCCTGATCGGGTCAGGGCCCGGCCGGCACGCCCCTACCCGGCCCGGACCCGGGTGCAGAAGTCGGTGATCGCGCGCTGCAGGCTGTCGGCGTTGACGGCGAGATCCTGGCTGGCGTTCAGCACGTCCGTGGCGGCCTTGCTGCCGTCGCGGGCCTGGTCCGCCATCTCGGTGACGCCGCTGGCGGCCTGGCTGGCGCTCAGGGACATGGCTTCCACCTCGTCGCCGAGTTCGCGGGCGGTGGCTTCCTGCTCGCCGATGGCGTCGGCGATGGTGCGGGCGACCTCGTCGATCCGGCCGACGGTCTCGCCGATGCCGCGGATCGCGTCGACCGCGCCCCGGGATTCGGCCTGGATCGAGGAGATCTCGCCGGCGATGGTCTCCGTCGCCTTGGCCGTCTGCCCGGCCAGGTTCTTCACTTCCGAGGCGACCACCGCGAAGCCCTTGCCGGCGTCCCCGGCGCGGGCCGCCTCGATGGTGGCGTTCAGGGCCAGCAGGTTGGTCTGCTCGGCGATGTCCTGGATCAGGGTCAGCACCTCGCCGATGCGGTCGGTGGCCTGGGCCAGGCCGGCGACGGTCCGGTCGGTATCGGCGGCGCGCTGCACCGCCTCGCCGGTGATCCGGCTGGACAGGCTCACCTGCTCGGTGATCCGGGCGATCGACTGGGAGACACGGTCCAGGGCGTCGGCCGCCGCCTGGGCGCGGCTCTGGTTCTCGGTCGCGTCGCGGGCGACGAGGCCGGCGTGATCGCCGACCCGACTGGTCGTCTCGGTCAGGCTGGTGGCGGTCCGGCTCAGCTCTTCCGAGGCGGCGGCGACCGTATCGGCGATGCCCCCGACCGTCTGTTGCAGGGAATCCGACAGCGAGATCAGCGCCGCCGCCTTCTCGGTGGCGGCCTGGCGGTCGCGCTCGCGCGCCTCGTCGGCCATGCGGGTCTGTTCAGCCTGGGCCAGCTCGACCTCCTTCAGCGCGCGTGCCGATGCGTCGAAGGCGCGCTGGATGCTGTGGGTGACCCAGAGCAGGGCGCCCGCCTCCAACACCACGATGACGGCGTGCAGGATCACGCGGCCGAGCGAGGCGTCGTCGGGGAAGACGGCGGCCGGCAGCAGGAAGCTGAGCGTCAGGTGATGCACCGCGACGACCACCGCCGCCACCAGGATCGACACCGTGCAGACCATCGGCGCCAGGATCGCCAGTGCGGCGAAGTAGTACATGTGCATGTCGATCTGCCAGGAATTGCCCCAGAACAGGGCGACCATCATCGACACGATCCCCATCATCACCGCCGCGATCAGATAGCGCGTGGCCGGCGCGTCCGGCTGCAGCCGGGCCATGGCGACCACGATGGCGGCGGCGACGGCGGTCGCCAGGGTCGGCCAGAGCGCCTCGCGCCCCAGCAGGAAGGCGGTCGCGCCGACCACCGGCACATGGGCGAGAATGAACATCGAAAGCGCGAAGGTGGCGCGGCGGCGAATGCTCAGAATGTCGGACATGGCAGATTCCCGGTTTTGGCGGCGGATCAACCGCGGGCGGTCGAGGAAGACAGGCCGAGGCAGCCGGCGGCGGCCTGGGGGTCGATGACGAGGAGGGCGCCGGCGGCGCGCAGACGCGCCGGCAGGCCGGGCGTCGGGCTGGCGAGCAGCAGGACCGTGGGGGCGATGCCGTCGCGCAGGATCTCGGTGTCGCTGCCGGAGAGGCTCGCCATCACGTCCTGGGCGGTCCACCACGGCGGGAAGATCGCGGCCACGCGGGCGTCGCGCTCGCCCGCCGGCGCGAGCAGCCCGAACAGGGCGACGGCCAGCATGGCGATGCCGGCGATGGCGGCTGGGAGGAAATTCAGCAAGATCGGGTCCGATCGGATGGTCAGGATCGTCTGCGTCGGTCGGAAGTCGCCGCCCGCTCTGACGAGCGACAGCGACGTACCCTTACACCCCAATATTTAAAGGGCCGTTAAGGTAAACCAGCAAACGTCCTACGATTCGGACGAGGCCTTGGATCAAGGACTTGGATCGGAGACTTGGATAACGGCAGGTCTTGGACCGGCAAAGGCGTCCGGCGGCCGGGCTGACCCGGCCGCCGGGCACGGGTCAGGCGGCGGTGCCGCCGACGGCGATGGTCATCTTCAGGGTCGGCTGGCCGACGCCCACGGGCACGCCCTGGCCGTCCTTGCCGCAGGTGCCGACGCCGTCGTCGAGCTTCATGTCGTTGCCGATCATGGTGATCTTGCCCATGGCGTCGGGGCCGTTGCCGATCAGGGTCGCACCCTTCACCGCCGGGCCGATCTTGCCGTTCTCCACCAGATAGGCCTCGTTCATGGAGAACACGAACTTGCCCGAGGTGATGTCCACCGACCCGCCGGCGAAGTTCACGGCATAGAGTCCGCGCTTCACCGACTTCAGGATCTCCTCCGGATCGGCGGTGCCGGCGGCCATGTAGGTGTTGGTCATGCGCGGCATCGGATGGTGGGCATGGGACTGGCGCCGGCCGTTGCCGGTCGGCGAAACCCCCATCAGGCGGGCGTTCTGGCGGTCCTGCATGTAGCCCACCAGGATGCCGTCCTCGATCAGCACGTTGCGGCTCGACGGGGTGCCCTCGTCGTCGACGGTGATCGAGCCGCGCCGGTCGGGCAGGGTGCCGTCATCGATGACGGTGACGCCCTTGGCGGCGACCTGCTGGCCGATCATGCCGGAATAGGTCGATGTGAGCTTGCGGTTGAAGTCGCCCTCCAGGCCGTGGCCGACGGCCTCGTGCAGCATGACGCCGGGCCATCCCGGGCCGAGCACCACTTCCATCTCGCCGGCCGGGGCGTCCACCGCGCCGAGGTTGACCAGGGCGATGCGCAACGCTTCGTCCGTCGCGTGCTGCCAGGTCTCGGGATCGACGTAGCGGTCGAAGGTGACCCGGGCGCCGCAGCCGTAATAGCCGGCCTCCATCTTGTCGCCGTCGCCGACCACGACCTGGACGTTCAGGCGGACCAGGGGGCGGACATCGGCGACGCGCTGGCCGCCGGCGCGCAGGATCTGCACCGCCTGCCAGGAGCCGATCAGGGTGGCGGAAACCTGCCGCACCCGCGGATCCTTCGCCCGGGCATAGGCGTCGATCTCCTTCAGCACGCCGATCTTCGCCTCGGTGGTGAAGCCCTGTAGCGGGTTCTCGGCGGTGTAGAGCGCGCTGTTGGTGCCCTTGGGGCCGAGGTCCATCTTGCCGTTATGGCCGGCATGGACGGCGCGCACGGTGTCGGCGGCGCGCCGGATCGCGTCCTCGGACAGGTCGGCGGCATGGGCGAAGCCGCGGGCCTCGCCGGCGATGGCGCGCAGGCCGAAGCCCTGGGTGGTGTCGAAACTCGCCGTCTTCAGGCGGCCGTCATCGAAGGCCAGGCTTTCGCTCTGGCTGTATTCCAGGAACAGCTCGCCGTCGTCGGCGCCGTTCAGGGCGTCGTCGACGATGGCTTCCGTGCGGCCCTTGTCCAGGCCGGCTCGGTCGAAGAAAAGCTCGTCAGTGAGGGCCAGATTGGACACGGGGCGGCTCCGTCGCGATAGGGTGGACATCAGTCGGTCGATCAGCTTCACATAGGCGCGCCGCCCACGGAAGTCGAGGCGGTCGCCGCCGAACCCGCCGTTTGTGCCGCTGGTTGTTCCCCTGGGATCCGGGATGCCGGTCGTCGGGGCGCGGCGGCAGCGACGGGTTTACGCGACCGAATGCCGCGTCCCCCGCGCTTGTCCGGGGCGGGGCGGGCATTTAGCCTTGCTCCGGTGTGCTGAAGGGTCGCGTTGCACGGTTGAGCGGATGGTGCCATAAGGGCGTCGCTGCAATCCGGGGGACTGTGGCTCAGGGACCAACGACGACGGGAATGACCGAGTGATGGAGCGGATCCTCAAGCGGGTTACCGGCGCCACTTTGCGCGGCGGGGCCGCGATTTTGGCGGCGGTGGCGATCCTTGCGGTGGCGGCGTTTGACGCGTCCGCCGCCCAGCCTCAGCCCTGGCAATTGGGCATGCAGGAACATGTCACGCCGGTGGGCCACGATGTGGACCAACTGCACGACATCCTGCTGGTGATCATCACGCTGATCAGCCTCTTCGTGCTGGCGCTGCTGGTCTATGTGTGCATCCGCTTCAAGCGAAGCAATAACCCGACCCCGTCGAAGACGACCCACAACACCCTGTTGGAGGTTGCCTGGACGGGTCTGCCGGCGTTGATCCTGGTGGTGATCGCGTTCTACTCCTTCCCGCTTCTGTACAAGCAGGACAAGGCGGTCGATCCCGACATGACGATCAAGGTCGAGGCGCATCAGTGGTACTGGAACTACACGTATCCGGACCAGGAGATCGCCTTCGACAGCTATCTGATCCCGGACGAGGAGATCAAAGAGGGCCAGACGCGGCTGCTCGACGTGGACAACCGTCTGGTGGTCCCGGTCGGCGCCACGGTCCAGGTTCTGGTCACGACCTATGACGTGATGCACTCCTTCTTCGTTCCGGCCCTGACGGTGCAGGTCTACGGCACGCCGGGCCGGATCAACGAGACCTGGTTCCAGATCGAGAAGCCCGGCGTCTATTACGGCCAGTGCAACCAGATCTGCGGCATTGACCATTCCCGGATGCCGATCGTGGTTGAGGCCATGGAACAGGCGGACTACGACGCCTGGCTCGTGAAGGCCAAGGAACAGTTCGCGATGAACCCGAGCGCGACCAAGGTCGCGTCGATCGCCGACTAACCGGTGGAGACAAACAAGATGGCAAGCGCTGAACACGCTCACGACCACGGTCACGACGACCACGGGGCGCCGAGCAGCTTCGTTAAGCGGTGGTTGTACTCCACCAACCACAAGGACATCGGGACTCTCTACCTGGTGTTCGCGGTGATCGCCGGCCTGTTCGGCGGTGCGATCTCGATCTACATGCGCATGGAGCTCCAGGATCCGGGCGTCCAGTACATGGCCGACGGCAACGCCTGGAACGTCTACGTGACGGCCCACGGCCTGATCATGGTGTTCTTCGTGGTCATGCCGGCGCTGATCGGCGGGTTCGGCAACTGGTTCGTGCCGCTGATGATCGGCGCGCCGGACATGGCCTTCCCGCGGATGAACAACATCAGCTTCTGGCTGATCGTCCCGGCCTTCCTGCTGCTGGTCCTGTCGATGTTCGTTCCGGGCACGGGCGGCGCCGACGGCGTG
It includes:
- the nudC gene encoding NAD(+) diphosphatase; the protein is MNLHPPGTDDSVPATDLITKRPNVYGFGGLDRSAHIREREGWLDELLERPDTVIVPVWRSRSLVAPGDLPRAGMLSAAEHRGLMRFADMTAFLGERDGIAHVAIDLSPLEETDILNILAAHGVFQDLRQIGPLLNRFEGSVLAYARGLMWWHQRHRFCGVCGSETRSVKGGHQRSCTNENCRAPHFPRTDPAVIMLVHDGDRCLLGRQKIWPDGMYSTLAGFVEPGETLEEAVAREVWEESGIHVRDVRYHSSQPWPFPSSLMLGFHAEAKSFDIVRNDDELGDAQFFTIDQLADFEALGKFLPRRDSIARRLIQDWVESVRPDLLDAVDKVPSAYPVRPS
- the coxB gene encoding cytochrome c oxidase subunit II encodes the protein MERILKRVTGATLRGGAAILAAVAILAVAAFDASAAQPQPWQLGMQEHVTPVGHDVDQLHDILLVIITLISLFVLALLVYVCIRFKRSNNPTPSKTTHNTLLEVAWTGLPALILVVIAFYSFPLLYKQDKAVDPDMTIKVEAHQWYWNYTYPDQEIAFDSYLIPDEEIKEGQTRLLDVDNRLVVPVGATVQVLVTTYDVMHSFFVPALTVQVYGTPGRINETWFQIEKPGVYYGQCNQICGIDHSRMPIVVEAMEQADYDAWLVKAKEQFAMNPSATKVASIAD
- the tldD gene encoding metalloprotease TldD, which produces MSNLALTDELFFDRAGLDKGRTEAIVDDALNGADDGELFLEYSQSESLAFDDGRLKTASFDTTQGFGLRAIAGEARGFAHAADLSEDAIRRAADTVRAVHAGHNGKMDLGPKGTNSALYTAENPLQGFTTEAKIGVLKEIDAYARAKDPRVRQVSATLIGSWQAVQILRAGGQRVADVRPLVRLNVQVVVGDGDKMEAGYYGCGARVTFDRYVDPETWQHATDEALRIALVNLGAVDAPAGEMEVVLGPGWPGVMLHEAVGHGLEGDFNRKLTSTYSGMIGQQVAAKGVTVIDDGTLPDRRGSITVDDEGTPSSRNVLIEDGILVGYMQDRQNARLMGVSPTGNGRRQSHAHHPMPRMTNTYMAAGTADPEEILKSVKRGLYAVNFAGGSVDITSGKFVFSMNEAYLVENGKIGPAVKGATLIGNGPDAMGKITMIGNDMKLDDGVGTCGKDGQGVPVGVGQPTLKMTIAVGGTAA
- a CDS encoding methyl-accepting chemotaxis protein; its protein translation is MSDILSIRRRATFALSMFILAHVPVVGATAFLLGREALWPTLATAVAAAIVVAMARLQPDAPATRYLIAAVMMGIVSMMVALFWGNSWQIDMHMYYFAALAILAPMVCTVSILVAAVVVAVHHLTLSFLLPAAVFPDDASLGRVILHAVIVVLEAGALLWVTHSIQRAFDASARALKEVELAQAEQTRMADEARERDRQAATEKAAALISLSDSLQQTVGGIADTVAAASEELSRTATSLTETTSRVGDHAGLVARDATENQSRAQAAADALDRVSQSIARITEQVSLSSRITGEAVQRAADTDRTVAGLAQATDRIGEVLTLIQDIAEQTNLLALNATIEAARAGDAGKGFAVVASEVKNLAGQTAKATETIAGEISSIQAESRGAVDAIRGIGETVGRIDEVARTIADAIGEQEATARELGDEVEAMSLSASQAASGVTEMADQARDGSKAATDVLNASQDLAVNADSLQRAITDFCTRVRAG